In one Candidatus Methylomirabilota bacterium genomic region, the following are encoded:
- a CDS encoding VOC family protein: MTTQAVFSHLGINVTDLDRMEDFYTRVLGLLVSDRGSLKDGPTLLFLSRDPDQHHQIVLVTGRPPGADYNVVNQISFKVPTLADLKSMYARLREEGVKEYRIVTHGNAWSVYFPDPEGNRVELFVDTPWHTPQPFAEPFDIEAPVEAIMARTEAICRSRPGFVSRADWRQAQVARMGVTSGR, encoded by the coding sequence ATGACCACGCAGGCCGTGTTCAGCCACCTGGGAATCAACGTGACCGACCTCGACCGCATGGAGGACTTCTACACGCGTGTCCTCGGCCTGCTCGTCAGCGATCGGGGCTCGCTCAAGGACGGCCCGACCCTGCTCTTCCTCTCGCGCGATCCCGACCAGCATCACCAGATCGTCCTGGTGACGGGCCGGCCGCCCGGGGCCGACTACAACGTCGTCAACCAGATCTCGTTCAAGGTCCCGACGCTGGCCGATCTCAAGTCGATGTACGCCCGCCTGCGTGAGGAGGGCGTCAAGGAGTACCGCATCGTCACCCACGGCAACGCCTGGTCGGTGTACTTCCCCGATCCCGAGGGCAATCGCGTGGAGCTCTTCGTCGATACCCCCTGGCACACCCCTCAGCCGTTCGCCGAGCCGTTCGACATCGAGGCGCCCGTGGAGGCCATCATGGCCCGGACCGAGGCCATCTGCCGGAGCCGCCCCGGATTCGTGTCGCGCGCGGACTGGCGGCAGGCGCAAGTGGCGCGGATGGGAGTAACCAGTGGCCGCTGA
- a CDS encoding heme-binding protein, translating to MRMNRISSLVVGSAVILAAASASAQGPMPYGPPITLAQAKKVMADAEAEAMKNKWAVVITILDSGGNVVMVQRLDNAQFGSIAVSKDKAFSAVAFRRPTKVFQDGLAKGGPNMRLLQLSGASTLEGGIPIVADGKVVGGIGVSGATGEQDAQVAKAGADSVK from the coding sequence ATGAGAATGAACCGGATCTCGTCTCTGGTCGTCGGCAGCGCGGTGATCCTGGCAGCCGCCTCGGCAAGCGCCCAGGGGCCGATGCCGTACGGGCCGCCCATCACCCTGGCCCAGGCCAAGAAGGTGATGGCGGACGCAGAGGCCGAAGCGATGAAGAACAAGTGGGCCGTGGTCATCACCATCCTCGACTCGGGCGGCAACGTCGTGATGGTCCAGCGCCTGGATAACGCCCAGTTCGGCAGCATTGCAGTCTCCAAGGACAAGGCGTTCTCGGCGGTGGCCTTCCGCCGACCCACCAAGGTGTTCCAGGATGGCCTCGCCAAGGGCGGTCCGAATATGCGGCTGCTGCAGCTCAGCGGGGCGAGTACCCTGGAGGGCGGGATCCCGATCGTCGCTGACGGCAAGGTCGTCGGCGGGATCGGGGTCTCAGGCGCGACCGGCGAGCAGGATGCCCAGGTCGCGAAGGCGGGAGCCGACTCCGTGAAGTAA